A genomic stretch from Vibrio neptunius includes:
- the znuB gene encoding zinc ABC transporter permease subunit ZnuB, translated as MIEFLLPSILAGLGIAAIAGPLGSFVVWRKMAYFGDTLAHASLMGLALGFLLDVNLYLALIVCCLALAFILVALQRQQLVATDTLLGILAHSALSLGLVAVSFLDNVRIDLMSYLFGDLLAVTPNDLFYIYVGSAIVSVILFCFWRSLLATTVNEDLAAVEGHNVDLMRLILMVMVGLVIAIGMKFVGALIMTSLLIIPAATARRFSKTPEQMAFTASCIGAVAVLLGLSMSWHYDTPAGPSVVISATAMFMLAQAYRTKH; from the coding sequence ATGATTGAGTTTTTGCTACCTTCTATTCTTGCTGGGCTTGGTATTGCAGCAATTGCTGGCCCACTTGGATCATTTGTCGTCTGGCGTAAAATGGCCTATTTTGGCGATACTTTAGCACATGCTTCCTTAATGGGCCTTGCTCTGGGTTTCTTGCTCGACGTCAACTTATACCTTGCTTTGATCGTCTGCTGCCTTGCGCTGGCTTTCATTCTGGTTGCATTACAAAGACAACAGCTTGTGGCTACCGATACTTTGCTGGGGATCTTAGCCCATAGTGCACTTTCACTGGGCCTTGTTGCAGTGAGCTTTCTTGACAATGTTCGTATCGATCTTATGAGTTATTTATTCGGTGATTTACTTGCAGTAACCCCGAACGATCTCTTCTATATCTATGTCGGTTCGGCAATAGTTTCTGTCATCTTGTTTTGTTTCTGGCGCTCGTTGCTCGCAACAACAGTGAATGAGGATTTGGCTGCTGTTGAAGGACATAACGTTGATTTAATGCGACTAATCTTGATGGTTATGGTTGGTCTCGTGATCGCTATCGGTATGAAGTTTGTCGGTGCATTGATAATGACATCACTTTTGATTATACCAGCAGCCACTGCACGACGTTTCTCAAAGACTCCGGAGCAAATGGCTTTCACGGCTTCTTGTATTGGTGCTGTGGCAGTCTTACTTGGTCTAAGTATGTCTTGGCATTATGACACCCCGGCAGGCCCTTCCGTTGTTATCAGTGCTACGGCGATGTTCATGTTAGCGCAGGCTTATCGCACAAAACACTGA
- the znuA gene encoding zinc ABC transporter substrate-binding protein ZnuA, with translation MKYLIPLLSILAIGSANANEVLTSIKPIQMITYEITQGVSEPDVLLDSNTSPHDYALKPSDVKRIRKADLVVWYGKDLEPFLAKVLEEQKNVLTISEIHGLNLREFSADGHSHDHDGHHHGSHDPHFWLGHEQSIKAAEAISQKLAELDPSNKDVYQANYQAFVKNANQYDEKWRAALKPVKDVGYYVFHDAYGYFEQDYGLNHLGQFTVSPERKPGAKTLIKIKKALAKGDAKCVFSEPQFTPAVVESVTRGSQAKQGVLDPIGTGIQVGPGSYFTFIQSITDSFTECLNQ, from the coding sequence ATGAAATATCTTATCCCTTTGCTATCCATACTTGCTATAGGTAGTGCCAATGCTAACGAGGTACTGACCAGTATCAAGCCGATTCAAATGATCACCTATGAGATCACCCAAGGTGTTTCTGAGCCAGATGTATTGCTTGACTCCAACACTTCTCCCCATGATTACGCGCTGAAGCCATCTGACGTAAAGCGAATTAGAAAAGCGGATCTGGTTGTTTGGTATGGAAAAGACTTAGAACCTTTCCTAGCCAAAGTTCTTGAGGAGCAGAAGAATGTTTTAACCATTAGTGAGATCCATGGTTTAAACCTACGTGAGTTTTCTGCAGACGGGCATAGTCATGATCATGATGGACATCATCATGGTTCACACGATCCGCATTTTTGGTTAGGTCATGAACAAAGTATCAAGGCCGCGGAAGCAATCAGCCAAAAACTTGCTGAGTTAGACCCGAGCAACAAAGATGTTTATCAAGCGAACTATCAGGCGTTTGTGAAAAATGCTAATCAGTACGATGAAAAGTGGCGAGCGGCGTTAAAGCCAGTAAAAGATGTGGGTTACTACGTATTTCATGATGCCTATGGTTATTTCGAGCAGGACTATGGCTTGAATCATTTGGGGCAATTTACTGTCAGCCCTGAGAGAAAACCAGGTGCTAAGACACTTATTAAAATAAAGAAAGCCTTGGCAAAAGGTGATGCTAAGTGTGTTTTTTCTGAACCTCAGTTTACCCCTGCAGTTGTTGAGTCTGTAACACGTGGTAGTCAAGCTAAACAAGGAGTGCTTGATCCTATTGGTACCGGAATTCAAGTTGGACCGGGAAGCTACTTTACTTTTATTCAATCTATAACGGACAGCTTTACAGAATGTCTTAATCAATAA